The following are from one region of the Mangifera indica cultivar Alphonso chromosome 14, CATAS_Mindica_2.1, whole genome shotgun sequence genome:
- the LOC123195603 gene encoding surfeit locus protein 1-like isoform X1: MAAASITKTLTKFRPIGAGDELFYLSRQKLNDGLLRAFSDSASETASSSTVGKSEKGSRTLSKWLLFLPGAITFGLGTWQIFRRQDKIEMLEYRWKRLEAEPLKLNILSFSTENMDSLEFRRVICKGVFDEEKSVYVGPRSRSISRVTENGYYVVTPLMPIPNNPESVQSPVLVNRGWVPHSWRDKSLEDSRENEQPLNIEPSVQQNERSSWWKFWPKKPTIIEDQVPVVAPVEVVGVIRGSEKPSIFVPANDPSSCQWFHVDVPAISHASWLSKNTIYIEDINENVNPSNPYPVLKDVNTLIRSSVMPQEHLNYALTWYSLSAAVTFMAYKILVPKKTRR; this comes from the exons ATGGCGGCAGCGTCCATCACCAAAACCCTAACGAAATTTCGCCCCATTGGAGCTGGTGATGAGCTCTTTTACCTTTCAAGGCAGAAGCTTAACGATGGGCTCCTGCGAGCTTTCTCTGACTCTGCCTCTGAAACTGCCTCTTCTTCAACTGTGGGAAAGTCAGAGAAGGGGTCAAGAACTTTGTCGAAATGGTTGCTGTTTTTGCCCGGAGCTATCACTTTTGGTCTTGGAACTTGGCAAATTTTTCGAAGGCAAGATAAG ATAGAAATGCTGGAATATAGATGGAAGAGATTGGAAGCTGAACCTTTGAAGTTAAATATCTTGTCGTTTTCAACTGAAAATATGGATTCTCTGGAGTTTAGGAGGGTGATATGCAAAGGAGTTTTTGATGAGGAAAAGTCAGTATATGTTGGTCCACGCTCTAGAAGCATTTCTAGAGTGACAGAGAACGGCTACTATGTTGTAACACCTCTGATGCCAATCCCCAACAACCCTGAAAG TGTGCAGTCTCCTGTCCTGGTCAATAGAGGATGGGTGCCGCATAGTTGGAGGGATAAGTCTTTAGAAGATTCTCGAGAGAATGAACAGCCTTTAAATATAGAACCCTCTGTCCAACAAAATGAAAGAAGTTCTTGGTGGAAGTTTTGGCCAAAGAAGCCTACGATAATTGAG GATCAAGTCCCTGTGGTGGCGCCTGTAGAAGTTGTTGGAGTAATTCGTGGAAGTGAGAAGCCTAGCATATTTGTACCAGCAAATGATCCAAGCTCTTGCCAGTGGTTCCATGTTGATGTTCCTGCAATTTCTCATGCTTCCTGGCTTTCCAAGAACACTATTTACATTGAGGACATCAACGAAAATGTCAATCCAAGCAACCCTTACCCTGTCCTGAAGGATGTCAATACCTTGATTCGCAGTTCAGTGATGCCACAGGAACATCTAAATTATGCATTAACCTG GTATTCTCTCTCTGCTGCCGTTACATTCATGGCTTACAAGATATTGGTACCAAAAAAGACTCGGAGGTAG
- the LOC123195603 gene encoding surfeit locus protein 1-like isoform X2, with protein sequence MAAASITKTLTKFRPIGAGDELFYLSRQKLNDGLLRAFSDSASETASSSTVGKSEKGSRTLSKWLLFLPGAITFGLGTWQIFRRRVICKGVFDEEKSVYVGPRSRSISRVTENGYYVVTPLMPIPNNPESVQSPVLVNRGWVPHSWRDKSLEDSRENEQPLNIEPSVQQNERSSWWKFWPKKPTIIEDQVPVVAPVEVVGVIRGSEKPSIFVPANDPSSCQWFHVDVPAISHASWLSKNTIYIEDINENVNPSNPYPVLKDVNTLIRSSVMPQEHLNYALTWYSLSAAVTFMAYKILVPKKTRR encoded by the exons ATGGCGGCAGCGTCCATCACCAAAACCCTAACGAAATTTCGCCCCATTGGAGCTGGTGATGAGCTCTTTTACCTTTCAAGGCAGAAGCTTAACGATGGGCTCCTGCGAGCTTTCTCTGACTCTGCCTCTGAAACTGCCTCTTCTTCAACTGTGGGAAAGTCAGAGAAGGGGTCAAGAACTTTGTCGAAATGGTTGCTGTTTTTGCCCGGAGCTATCACTTTTGGTCTTGGAACTTGGCAAATTTTTCGAAG GAGGGTGATATGCAAAGGAGTTTTTGATGAGGAAAAGTCAGTATATGTTGGTCCACGCTCTAGAAGCATTTCTAGAGTGACAGAGAACGGCTACTATGTTGTAACACCTCTGATGCCAATCCCCAACAACCCTGAAAG TGTGCAGTCTCCTGTCCTGGTCAATAGAGGATGGGTGCCGCATAGTTGGAGGGATAAGTCTTTAGAAGATTCTCGAGAGAATGAACAGCCTTTAAATATAGAACCCTCTGTCCAACAAAATGAAAGAAGTTCTTGGTGGAAGTTTTGGCCAAAGAAGCCTACGATAATTGAG GATCAAGTCCCTGTGGTGGCGCCTGTAGAAGTTGTTGGAGTAATTCGTGGAAGTGAGAAGCCTAGCATATTTGTACCAGCAAATGATCCAAGCTCTTGCCAGTGGTTCCATGTTGATGTTCCTGCAATTTCTCATGCTTCCTGGCTTTCCAAGAACACTATTTACATTGAGGACATCAACGAAAATGTCAATCCAAGCAACCCTTACCCTGTCCTGAAGGATGTCAATACCTTGATTCGCAGTTCAGTGATGCCACAGGAACATCTAAATTATGCATTAACCTG GTATTCTCTCTCTGCTGCCGTTACATTCATGGCTTACAAGATATTGGTACCAAAAAAGACTCGGAGGTAG
- the LOC123195603 gene encoding surfeit locus protein 1-like isoform X3, which translates to MVAVFARSYHFWSWNLANFSKIEMLEYRWKRLEAEPLKLNILSFSTENMDSLEFRRVICKGVFDEEKSVYVGPRSRSISRVTENGYYVVTPLMPIPNNPESVQSPVLVNRGWVPHSWRDKSLEDSRENEQPLNIEPSVQQNERSSWWKFWPKKPTIIEDQVPVVAPVEVVGVIRGSEKPSIFVPANDPSSCQWFHVDVPAISHASWLSKNTIYIEDINENVNPSNPYPVLKDVNTLIRSSVMPQEHLNYALTWYSLSAAVTFMAYKILVPKKTRR; encoded by the exons ATGGTTGCTGTTTTTGCCCGGAGCTATCACTTTTGGTCTTGGAACTTGGCAAATTTTTCGAAG ATAGAAATGCTGGAATATAGATGGAAGAGATTGGAAGCTGAACCTTTGAAGTTAAATATCTTGTCGTTTTCAACTGAAAATATGGATTCTCTGGAGTTTAGGAGGGTGATATGCAAAGGAGTTTTTGATGAGGAAAAGTCAGTATATGTTGGTCCACGCTCTAGAAGCATTTCTAGAGTGACAGAGAACGGCTACTATGTTGTAACACCTCTGATGCCAATCCCCAACAACCCTGAAAG TGTGCAGTCTCCTGTCCTGGTCAATAGAGGATGGGTGCCGCATAGTTGGAGGGATAAGTCTTTAGAAGATTCTCGAGAGAATGAACAGCCTTTAAATATAGAACCCTCTGTCCAACAAAATGAAAGAAGTTCTTGGTGGAAGTTTTGGCCAAAGAAGCCTACGATAATTGAG GATCAAGTCCCTGTGGTGGCGCCTGTAGAAGTTGTTGGAGTAATTCGTGGAAGTGAGAAGCCTAGCATATTTGTACCAGCAAATGATCCAAGCTCTTGCCAGTGGTTCCATGTTGATGTTCCTGCAATTTCTCATGCTTCCTGGCTTTCCAAGAACACTATTTACATTGAGGACATCAACGAAAATGTCAATCCAAGCAACCCTTACCCTGTCCTGAAGGATGTCAATACCTTGATTCGCAGTTCAGTGATGCCACAGGAACATCTAAATTATGCATTAACCTG GTATTCTCTCTCTGCTGCCGTTACATTCATGGCTTACAAGATATTGGTACCAAAAAAGACTCGGAGGTAG
- the LOC123195604 gene encoding non-specific lipid transfer protein GPI-anchored 9: MDSKLLILFRFVVYCSWVHLGFSRDLSQQGGLGLEEPPSCVNSLLPCKPYLKSNAPPSSCCAPLKEMLTKDVACLCNLFNNLEVLKSFNLTQDEALHLPKACGAVFDVSTCKTASSPAPSSGPPSNSNSSGTPSSNSASVATHGGMPRISKFGLICSLVALCFSSF; this comes from the exons ATGGACTCCAAGCTTTTAATTTTGTTCCGTTTTGTTGTATATTGTTCATGGGTTCATCTGGGTTTTTCCCGTGACTTGAGCCAGCAGGGTGGTTTGGGTTTAGAGGAACCACCGTCGTGTGTAAATAGCCTCCTTCCATGTAAACCCTATTTGAAATCGAATGCGCCGCCGAGTTCTTGCTGTGCGCCGTTGAAGGAAATGTTGACGAAAGATGTTGCGTGTTTGTGTAATTTGTTTAACAATCTTGAGGTCTTGAAGTCGTTCAATCTTACTCAggatgaagctcttcatcttcccaaGGCTTGTGGCGCTGTTTTTGATGTTTCAACATGCAAGACTG CATCCTCCCCTGCACCATCTTCAG GGCCTCCATCGAACAGCAACTCTTCAGGAACTCCCTCTTCAAACAGTGCATCAGTTGCAACCCACGGCGGGATGCCTCGGATTTCTAAATTTGGATTGATTTGTTCTCTTGTTGctttgtgtttttcttctttttag
- the LOC123195602 gene encoding ABC transporter G family member STR-like yields the protein MAKLGRTDTNRNLETLLDMDKSKTAAPVGVACKKLIPGEGLEFKNLSYSVMKKQKKDGAWITKEAYLLNDISGQAVRGEVMAIMGPSGAGKSTFLDALAGRIAQGSLEGSVRIDGKPVTTSYMKMISSYVMQDDQLFPMLTVFETFMFAAEVRLPPSISRDEKKKRVHELLDQLGLQSATHTYIGDEGRRGVSGGERRRVSIGIDIIHKPSLLFLDEPTSGLDSTSAYSVVEKVKDIARGGSIVLMTIHQPSYRIQMLLDRITVLARGRLIYMGSPVALPVHLSGFGRPVPDGENSLEYLLDVIKEYDESNVGLEPLVLYQRDGTKPDQAARTPVPRTPKTKRTPYMRTPGSKYAISLRSQAFSISGTPQSDFGQFGYNDADDDDDEFDNSLERKSVVTPMTMQSGVYNPRLASQFYKDFSVWLYNGVVGTPRRPPSWTPARTPGRTPAKTPMSGVKRQHNVPSRPKTPVVFSPSPDPHESSYENFEFEEEVLDESEYGPKYANPWLREVAVLSWRTALNVIRTPELFLSREIVLTVMALILSSLFKNLHHHDFKTINRLLNFYIFAVCLIFFSSNDAVPTFIQERFIFIRESSHNAYRASSYVISSLLVYLPFFAIQGFTFAVITKYILKLNSSLIIFWIILYASLITTNAYVMLVSALAPSYITGYAVVIATTALFFLTCGFFLKRTHIPIQWRWLHYISAIKYPFEALLVNEFKGQKCYNGSIADLSPGPLGELKYSNLHYRVNAPCFIGEDVISSMAFQWDNLWYDVAILLAWGVLYRLLFYVVLRFYSKNERK from the exons ATGGCGAAACTGGGGCGAACCGACACTAACAGGAACCTGGAGACTCTCCTGGACATGGACAAGTCAAAAACTGCAGCCCCAGTTGGCGTTGCTTGTAAGAAACTGATTCCAGGGGAGGGCCTGGAgttcaagaatttgtcttacAGTGTAATGAAAAAGCAGAAGAAAGATGGTGCTTGGATCACAAAAGAGGCTTATCTTTTGAATGATATTTCAGGGCAGGCTGTGAGAGGAGAAGTCATGGCAATTATGGGGCCTAGTGGAGCTGGTAAATCAACGTTTCTCGATGCTTTGGCTGGTCGAATTGCGCAGGGAAGCCTTGAAGGGTCTGTCAGAATTGATGGAAAGCCG GTTACTACTAGCTACATGAAGATGATTTCGTCTTATGTTATGCAAGATGACCAGCTGTTTCCGATGCTCACTGTGTTTGAAACCTTCATGTTTGCTGCTGAAGTTAGGCTTCCTCCTTCCATTTCCAGggatgagaagaaaaaaagagttCATGAGCTGCTTGACCAACTAGGTTTGcag AGTGCAACACATACATATATCGGTGATGAGGGAAGAAGAGGAGTGTCAGGAGGAGAAAGAAGAAGGGTTTCAATAGGAATTGACATTATCCATAAGCCATCTTTATTGTTCCTTGATGAACCCACTTCAGGTCTTGACTCCACAAGTGCTTACAGTGTAGTCGAAAAGGTTAAAGACATTGCACGAGGAGGTAGCATTGTCCTAATGACCATTCACCAGCCCTCTTACAGAATTCAAATGCTTCTCGATCGCATCACTGTTCTAGCAAG GGGCAGACTGATATACATGGGAAGTCCAGTTGCTCTTCCTGTCCATCTCTCGGGTTTCGGAAGGCCAGTTCCTGATGGAGAAAATAGCCTGGAATATCTTCTGGATGTGATCAAAGAGTACGATGAATCCAATGTCGGACTTGAGCCGCTTGTGCTCTACCAGCGTGATGGGACCAAACCTGATCAAGCCGCAAGAACCCCTGTTCCGAGAACACCAAAAACGAAACGAACTCCTTATATGAGAACGCCTGGATCCAAATACGCCATTAGTCTCCGTAGCCAAGCATTCTCAATAAGCGGAACGCCTCAATCAGACTTCGGACAGTTCGGATATAACGATGCggatgatgacgatgatgaatTTGACAATTCCCTGGAAAGGAAATCGGTTGTTACGCCAATGACCATGCAAAGTGGTGTCTATAATCCACGTTTAGCTTCTCAGTTTTACAAAGATTTCTCAGTCTGGCTGTATAATGGTGTTGTCGGAACTCCCCGTCGCCCGCCGTCCTGGACTCCTGCAAGAACTCCAGGACGAACTCCGGCCAAAACTCCGATGTCTGGCGTTAAGAGGCAGCATAACGTCCCTTCTCGCCCGAAAACACCTGTAGTTTTTAGCCCATCTCCGGACCCTCATGAAAGCTCTTATGAGAACTTTGAATTCGAAGAGGAAGTTCTTGATGAGTCTGAATATGGTCCCAAATATGCAAATCCATGGCTCCGGGAGGTCGCCGTGCTCTCTTGGCGGACAGCACTCAATGTAATTCGGACCCCGGAGCTCTTTCTTTCCAGGGAAATCGTCTTGACAGTAATGGCACTCATTCTGTCTTCACTTTTCAAGAATCTCCATCACCATGACTTCAAAACGATCAACAGGCTTCTCAATTTCTACATCTTCGCAGTCtgtttgattttcttctcttccaatGACGCTGTCCCGACTTTCATTCAGGAAAGATTCATCTTCATCAGAGAAAGCTCCCACAACGCCTACCGAGCTTCCTCTTATGTCATTTCTTCCCTCCTGGTTTATCTCCCATTCTTCGCCATTCAAGGTTTCACATTTGCAGTCATCACCAAATACATCCTCAAACTCAACAGCAGCCTCATCATCTTCTGGATAATCCTGTATGCATCTCTCATAACCACGAACGCGTATGTGATGCTTGTGAGTGCTCTCGCTCCGAGTTACATCACAGGCTACGCAGTGGTGATTGCCACCACAGCTCTTTTCTTTCTGACTTGTGGGTTCTTTTTGAAGAGAACCCACATACCAATTCAGTGGAGGTGGCTCCATTATATCTCTGCAATAAAGTATCCCTTCGAGGCATTGCTGGTGAATGAGTTCAAAGGCCAAAAATGCTATAATGGATCCATTGCTGATCTTTCTCCAGGGCCTCTCGGAGAACTGAAGTACAGCAATCTGCATTACAGAGTCAATGCACCATGTTTCATTGGAGAAGATGTGATATCCTCCATGGCTTTTCAGTGGGACAATCTTTGGTATGATGTTGCCATCTTGCTAGCTTGGGGAGTTCTCTACAGATTGCTTTTCTATGTGGTTCTGAGATTTTACTCCAAAAACGAAAGAAAATAA